The following proteins are encoded in a genomic region of Triticum dicoccoides isolate Atlit2015 ecotype Zavitan chromosome 1B, WEW_v2.0, whole genome shotgun sequence:
- the LOC119322034 gene encoding hydroxyproline O-galactosyltransferase GALT3-like — MRNCSGVILILSLAALLFLLSPSPLTTHQPATYPAGSVADLLPSLPGLSGLYPAPANSTAHLSWHLLRPILSRSDAIPGTAAGVLEAAAAWRNLTAAVAAAAAGSNQETRNASCRASVGGDLRARGVKIPCGLAEGAAVTVVAVPKQGAARFQAELVGGGGEVVACFNVSLGPSGMVVEQSSWTREDGWGEWERCPPLGHIGSNSSWQLSPVDALVRCNQQVSVNNIQGSSNTTQNVSANQPEDEKRLKGRAHFSGSTAIVEGEPFTATLWAGAEGFHLTVNGRHETSFAYRERLEPWSVADVRLSGDLELLSILANGLPVSEDVDMASVELLKAPPVPKKRIFLLVGVFSTGNNFKRRMALRRTWMQYESVRSGEVAVRFFTGLHKSEQVNMELWREAQLYGDIQFMPFVDYYTLITLKTVAICTFGTKIMPAKYIMKTDDDAFVRIDEVISSLKKANPHGLLYGLMSFQSSPHRDKDSKWFISPKEWPVETYPPWAHGPGYIISRDVAKFVVQGHQERKLQLFRLEDVAMGIWIQQYKDSGQQVNYANDERFYNEGCDSDYVLAHYQSPRLMMCLWEKLQKESQAVCCE, encoded by the exons ATGAGGAATTGCTCCGGCGTGATCCTCATCCTCTCCCTTGCCGccctgctcttcctcctctcgccgtccCCCCTCACCACCCACCAGCCTGCCACCTACCCCGCCGGCTCAGTTGCCGACCTCCTGCCCTCCCTCCCCGGGCTCTCGGGCCTTTACCCGGCGCCCGCCAACTCCACCGCGCACCTCTCCTGGCACCTCCTCCGCCCCATCCTTTCCCGCTCCGATGCGATCCCAGGCACCGCCGCGGGCGTCCTCGAGGCGGCCGCCGCCTGGCGcaacctcaccgccgccgtcgCGGCGGCGGCAGCCGGCAGCAACCAAGAGACCCGCAACGCGAGCTGCCGGGCGTCCGTGGGCGGGGATCTGCGCGCCCGCGGGGTCAAGATCCCGTGCGGGCTCGCGGAGGGCGCCGCGGTGACGGTGGTGGCGGTGCCCAAGCAAGGAGCGGCCAGGTTCCAGGCGGAGTTGGTGGGAGGAGGCGGCGAGGTGGTGGCGTGCTTCAATGTGAGTCTGGGGCCTTCTGGGATGGTGGTGGAGCAGAGTTCTTGGACTCGCGAGGACGGCTGGGGGGAGTGGGAGCGCTGCCCGCCGCTTGGTCACATCGGCAGCAATAGCAGTTGGCAACTAAG TCCGGTCGATGCCCTTGTTCGTTGCAATCAGCAAGTAAGTGTGAATAACATTCAGGGGAGTAGCAACACCACACAGAATGTTAGTGCGAACCAGCCTGAAGATGAAAAGAGGCTCAAAGGACGTGCACATTTCAGTGGCAGTACTGCAATTGTCGAAGGAGAGCCTTTTACAGCAACACTGTGGGCTGGTGCTGAAGGGTTCCATTTGACAGTAAATGGGAGGCACGAGACATCATTTGCATACAGAGAG AGGTTGGAGCCATGGTCAGTAGCAGACGTCAGGCTCTCTGGGGATTTGGAGCTCCTATCAATCTTGGCTAATGGATTGCCAGTTTCAGAAGATGTAGACATGGCAAGTGTTGAGCTTCTGAAGGCCCCACCTGTTCCAAAGAAGCGAATTTTTCTTCTCGTTGGTGTTTTCTCTACTGGAAACAACTTCAAGCGCCGGATGGCTTTGAGGCGAACATGGATGCAATATGAGTCTGTCCGCTCAGGCGAAGTAGCTGTGCGGTTTTTCACTGGCCTT CATAAGAGTGAGCAGGTCAATATGGAATTATGGAGAGAAGCTCAGCTGTATGGTGATATCCAGTTTATGCCATTTGTTGACTACTATACCTTGATCACTCTAAAGACTGTTGCAATTTGTACGTTTGGG ACCAAAATTATGCCTGCAAAGTACATCATGAAAACAGATGATGATGCTTTTGTTAGGATTGATGAAGTCATCTCTAGCCTGAAGAAGGCCAACCCCCATGGTCTTTTGTATGGTCTTATGTCTTTCCAGTCTTCACCACACAGAGACAAGGATAGCAAGTGGTTTATCAGTCCAAAG GAATGGCCTGTTGAAACATATCCGCCGTGGGCTCATGGTCCCGGATACATAATTTCAAGGGATGTTGCTAAATTTGTGGTTCAAGGTCACCAAGAACGAAAACTTCAG CTATTTAGACTTGAAGATGTGGCCATGGGAATATGGATCCAGCAATACAAAGACAGTGGTCAGCAAGTGAACTATGCCAATGATGAGCGCTTCTACAACGAAGGATGCGACTCTGATTACGTCCTTGCCCACTATCAAAGCCCGAGGCTCATGATGTGCTTGTGGGAGAAGCTCCAGAAGGAATCTCAAGCGGTATGCTGCGAATAA
- the LOC119322055 gene encoding uncharacterized protein LOC119322055 gives MARLPLSPSPPAFTPVKEEPDVDTTTAAARTTRPPPRKKRRRDHLPVTPTQPLLTPQTILSGISKADSFHVKRCGELEDLTPTTAPASIKSEPDADDGTGKDAGGETLGAPPHKKRGRHSLPATPIHPLFTPQATLPGISRADSSVEQPSATPTGTVKGELDADTGKDAGGKVVRRRRPYPQRPITDQGPTMWANRGRLGRLLHNLVCTHQWRDAAGVFSVLLPGIQRPDSFEEARSILVDAMDIHRRLAQDSGGRRTYYHRTQKVFDVWIQRLMWLPTCAKKHMVKLELALFYISQGKIDDAHNATRVLIAKDGLKMEPTLNLIHGLISYDKWYSGLPKDMQLERFDVYNESCKISVSSNACGENGPQDSSDDNCSIDVDDASFPACSSESSINNGNIDKKCKITKKSHFVYPVKENDSVDSQVKGVVSADFRSVFLVTSDALTCGLEQTLLPLRRKHAAGTSSDCFDSYWKYKSTPNTFYADAERCLKVALHSSPPVMAALLPLIQILLLGDKLKDALCELEKTCRSSTTALPFRLRGRLLEYFDQNQVSTISSCYEEALQRDPTCSYSVERLTEMHRKGYYNTARLLERIALHLDSVNGKPLIWEELVSCLLRLFSDRTTDYEDRISCNVEGDASIDAFSSLSSVFFEQRTRESWKLRCKWWMNRHFSQNIYMSETAKGDCKLLASKASCACHMLGPRFPYVKAAKSYLSKQEAKDESRFLSRNTENSVKLLQSLEKLT, from the exons ATGGCGCGGCTGCCGCTGTCGCCATCTCCACCGGCTTTCACCCCCGTCAAGGAAGAGCCCGACGTcgacaccaccaccgccgccgctcgcACTACGCGCCCACCGCCCCGCAagaagcgccgccgggaccaccttccGGTAACCCCAACCCAGCCGCTGCTCACGCCCCAAACTATTCTGTCCGGGATTTCGAAAGCCGATTCCTTCCATGTCAAGCGGTGCGGGGAGCTGGAGGACCTAACGCCGACGACAGCGCCCGCCTCCATAAAGAGCGAGCCTGACGCTGACGACGGGACTGGCAAGGATGCAGGAGGGGAAACATTGGGCGCACCACCGCACAAGAAGCGCGGCCGTCACTCCCTGCCGGCAACCCCAATCCATCCCCTTTTCACGCCCCAAGCTACCCTGCCGGGCATTTCAAGGGCCGATTCCTCGGTGGAGCAGCCTAGCGCAACGCCAACTGGCACCGTCAAGGGCGAGCTTGATGCAGACACTGGAAAGGATGCGGGAGGGAAGGTGGTCCGGAGACGACGACCCTACCCCCAAAGGCCCATTACAGATCAAGGCCCCACCATGTGGGCCAATCGTGGACGCCTCGGCCGTCTCCTCCACAATCTAGTTTGCACGCACCAATGGCGAGATGCCGCTGGGGTCTTCTCCGTGCTCCTACCTGGCATCCAGCGCCCTGACTCCTTCGAGGAGGCCCGCAGCATTTTAGTG GATGCGATGGATATTCATAGACGCCTTGCTCAGGACAGCGGTGGCAGGAGAACCTACTACCACAGGACACAGAAGGTTTTTGATGTTTGGATACAACGGCTAATGTGGTTGCCTACTTGTGCAAAA AAACACATGGTTAAACTCGAATTGGCTCTATTTTATATTTCACAAGGCAAGATCGATGATGCACACAATGCAACAAGAGT CCTCATCGCGAAGGACGGACTAAAGATGGAACCAACTCTAAATCTGATACATGGCTTGATATCATATGATAAATGGTACTCTGGTTTGCCCAAAGACATGCAACTTGAGAGATTTGATGTGTACAATGAATCATGCAAAATTTCTGTGTCATCAAATGCCTGTGGAGAAAATGGTCCCCAGGATAGTTCAGATGACAATTGCAGCATTGATGTTGATGATGCTAGTTttcctgcttgctcttcagaaagttCTATCAATAATGGGAATATAGACAAAAAATGCAAGATTACCAAGAAATCTCATTTTGTTTATCCTGTTAAGGAAAATGATTCAGTAGATTCACAAGTGAAAGGAGTGGTTTCTGCAGATTTTCGAAGCGTATTTTTAGTTACCTCTGATGCCCTTACCTGTG GATTGGAACAAACCTTGTTGCCGCTACGTCGAAAGCATGCTGCTGGGACTTCAAGTGATTGCTTTGATTCGTACTGGAAGTACAAGTCAACACCTAATACCTTCTACGCAGATGCAGAAAGATGTCTAAAAGTGGCTCTTCATTCGTCACCACCAGTAATGGCAGCCTTATTGCCATTAATACAG ATCCTGCTGCTTGGTGATAAACTGAAAGATGCACTTTGTGAACTTGAGAAGACCTGCCGCAGTTCTACTACAGCGCTTCCTTTCAG ATTGCGAGGCAGGCTGCTAGAGTATTTTGACCAAAATCAAGTATCAACTATATCTTCTTGCTATGAGGAAGCTTTGCAGAGAGATCCTACATGTAGCTACTCGGTTGAGAGGCTAACTGAAATGCACAGAAAAG GATATTATAATACCGCCCGACTACTTGAGAGAATTGCTTTGCATCTAGACTCTGTGAACGGGAAGCCTTTGATCTGGGAGGAGCTTGTATCATGCCTCCTTCGGCTTTTTTCTGATCGTACTACTGACTACGAGGATCGTATTTCATGTAATGTTGAAGGAGATGCATCGATTGATGCTTTTAGTAGTCTTTCTTCAGTCTTCtttgagcaacgtacaagggaatcATGGAAGCTCCGATGCAAATGGTGGATGAACCGTCATTTCAGCCAAAACATCTATATGTCAGAAACCGCGAAAG GTGATTGCAAGCTCCTCGCTTCCAAGGCATCTTGTGCTTGTCACATGCTTGGGCCCAGATTCCCATATGTCAAAGCAGCTAAGAGCTATCTTTCCAAGCAAGAGGCAAAGGATGAATCCAGATTCCTCTCCAGGAACACGGAAAATTCTGTCAAGTTATTACAAAGTTTGGAGAAACTAACGTGA
- the LOC119322044 gene encoding dihydrolipoyl dehydrogenase 1, mitochondrial-like: MALAILARRRAAEAVARRAHAPGAAALSAWRAYAAAAEESDVVVVGGGPGGYVAAIKAAQLGLKTTCIEKRGTLGGTCLNVGCIPSKALLHSSHMYHEAKTSFAHHGVKISNLEVDLPAMMAQKDKAVAGLTKGIEGLFKKNKVTYVKGFGKLTSPSEVSVDLVDGGNTVVKGKNIIIATGSDVKSLPGITIDEKKIVSSTGALCLSGIPKKMVVIGAGYIGLEMGSVWNRLGTEVTVVEFAPDIVPSMDGEIRKQFQRMLQKQKMKFMLKTKVVGVDTSGDGVKLTLEPATGGEQSILEADIVLVSAGRTPYTAGLGLDAIGVEMDKAGRILVDKRFMTNVSGVYAIGDAIPGPMLAHKAEEDGVACVEFLAGKEGHVDYDLVPGVVYTHPEVASVGKTEEQVKASGIAYQVGKFPLMANSRAKAIDDAEGMVKVVADKETDKILGVHIMAQNAGEIIHEAVLALQYGASSEDVARICHAHPTVSEALKEACLQTHSKAIHI; this comes from the exons ATGGCGCTGGCTATCCTGGCGAGgcggagggcggcggaggccgtGGCGCGGCGGGCGCACGCCCCCGGTGCGGCGGCGCTGTCCGCGTGGAGGGcgtacgcggcggcggcggaggagagcgACGTCGTGGTGGTCGGCGGCGGGCCGGGAGGGTACGTGGCGGCCATCAAGGCGGCGCAGCTGGGGCTCAAGACCACCTGCATCGAGAAGCGGGGCACCCTCGGCGGGACCTGCCTCAACGTCGGGTGCATCCCCTCCAAG GCTCTGTTGCACTCTTCTCATATGTACCATGAAGCAAAGACTTCTTTTGCACACCATGGAGTGAAAATCTCTAATCTGGAAGTGGATCTCCCAGCCATGATGGCGCAGAAAGACAAGGCTGTGGCCGGATTAACAAAAGGAATCGAGGGCCTCTTTAAGAAGAACAAAGTGACATATGTCAAAGGCTTTGGGAAACTTACTTCCCCGTCAGAAGTTTCGGTTGATTTGGTTGATGGTGGCAACACAGTCGTCAAAGGAAAAAACATAATCATTGCCACTGGGTCTGATGTAAAATCACTTCCTGGGATTACAATTGACGAGAAGAAGATTGTCTCATCCACTGGTGCCCTGTGTTTGTCGGGTATCCCTAAGAAAATGGTTGTCATTGGAGCTGGTTACATTGGCCTGGAAATGGGTTCAGTCTGGAACCGTCTTGGGACAGAGGTCACTGTTGTTGAATTTGCTCCAGACATAGTCCCATCAATGGATGGTGAAATCAGGAAGCAGTTCCAGCGCATGCTGCAGAAGCAGAAGATGAAGTTTATGCTCAAGACAAAGGTGGTCGGAGttgatacctctggagacggggtgaAGCTAACACTTGAGCCTGCAACTGGTGGTGAGCAGAGCATCCTTGAAGCAGACATCGTTCTAGTCTCTGCTGGGAGGACCCCATATACCGCCGGGCTTGGGCTGGATGCCATTGGGGTTGAGATGGACAAGGCTGGCAGGATCCTCGTTGATAAGCGGTTCATGACCAATGTGAGTGGAGTGTATGCGATCGGCGATGCCATCCCTGGGCCCATGCTTGCCCACAAAGCTGAAGAGGATGGCGTGGCATGTGTCGAGTTCCTTGCTGGCAAGGAAGGTCACGTTGACTATGATTTGGTGCCTGGTGTGGTCTACACACATCCAGAGGTGGCATCCGTCGGGAAGACGGAGGAGCAGGTGAAGGCCTCAGGAATTGCCTACCAAGTTGGCAAATTCCCGCTGATGGCAAACAGCCGTGCGAAGGCTATTGATGATGCCGAGGGGATGGTTAAGGTGGTGGCTGACAAGGAAACCGACAAGATTCTTGGCGTGCACATAATGGCGCAGAATGCTGGAGAGATCATCCATGAAGCTGTGCTTGCCCTGCAGTATGGAGCATCCAGCGAGGATGTTGCCCGGATATGCCATGCACATCCCACTGTGAGTGAAGCCCTCAAGGAGGCTTGCTTGCAAACCCATTCCAAGGCCATCCACatatga